TATGATTAGTAGTGATTGGGATGACGAAGTATGGCAAAACAAGTTTTACGGTGCCTGGATCGGCCGTGCAGCCGGTTGCGCATTGGGTAAGCCCTTAGAGGCTCCATCCTTCATGCAGGGATCTGCAGGTAGACCCGGCTGGCAGAACATTAAGCTCTGGTTCGAAGGCGCCGAGCAATGGCCGATTCGCCACTACACACCAAGCAAATCAACTGCCGAGGCTCAATATGACATCGAGATTTCCCCCTGGAGTCTGGCCAGCTGCCGAGATCATATCCGCTATATGGAGACGGATGATGATATTCGTTACACGGTGCTTGGCCTGCTCATGCTTGAGGAGCGTGGTCTAGAATTTAACTCCTGGGATGTCGGCAAGATGTGGCACCGTCGCCTATCCTTCGGTCAGGTATTCACTGCTGAGACACAGGCATACATGAATTTTGCTCAAGTCACTTCGCATATTGGCGGCAATCAGCCTGATGACTGGGAGAAGCATATCCATTGGGTACGTTCCTATTTGAATCCTTTCCGAGAATGGATCGGTGCTCAAATCCGCGTGGACGGCTATGCATATGGCGCTGCCGGCCAGCCCCAGCTTGCTGCTGAGCTTGCTTGGCGGGATGCCTCTTTCTCTCATGTGAAAAATGGTATTTACGGCGCCATGTTCTGCTCTGCGATGATTGCAGCCGCATTCGTTGAGAGCGATGTGAAGCGGATCGTTGAGATCGGATTAAGTGAGATTCCGCAGCGCAGTCGTCTGGCAGAAGACATTAAACTAGCGGTCCAAATTGCTGAGGAAACACCAGATCAGCTTGAACTGGTTGAGAAAATTTGGGATGCCTTTAAGCACTATAACTGTGTTCATACTAATAATAATGCCGCATTATGCGCGGCTGCGCTCGTTCATTCCGGCGGCGATTTTGAAAAGGGGATTACTACAGCCGTTCTTGGTGGCTGGGACACCGATTGCAATGGCGCCACCGTCGGATCCATCCTTGGCGCTTCGCTTGGAGCGTCTGCGCTGCCTGAAACCTGGATCAAGCCACTGAACGATACTTTGTATGCAGATATCAGCGGCTTCCATCCGATTTCCATCTCAGAATGTGCACAAAGAAGCTATCATGTTTTCCGGAGAATTCAGCAGTAAGCTTCTGTTGTAGCAGCTCTTATTGTATACTTGCCTTATACGATGATTAATGTCAGGGGGCGATGGAAAATGAAGCTGCATATAACATACGATCATCCAATTCCGATCAACGCTTTCGAATGGACGCCTGCTACGAATCGACAATCGCCCCATATGCATTCAAGTCTGGAAGTCGGCCTCTGCCTGTCAGGCAAAGGCTGCTTCTTCTTTGGCAGCAAACGCTATACGGCTAGTCCTGGCGACTTATTTATCGTCAACAACGAGGAACATCATATCGCCCAATCTGACCCGGATGATCCAAGCCGCTATCTCTTTATTAACTTTGATCCGGCGCTACTGTTAGCGGAAGAGCCAGGTCTTTTACTCCCATTCTCCTATCGTTCTACTCATTTTTGCAATCATATTGCCGGCAGCTCGCCGCTTGCAAGGGAGCTTACGCCCTGGATCCATATAGTAGCTCAAGAGCTTCGAGAGAAATCACCCGGCTATTTGGCGATGGCGAAAAGCGCGCTTATCCAGTTGTGCGGCCGCCTGCTCAGACATTACAACGAGCTGCTTAGTGATGACGAGAGGCAGGTGATGGTACAAACGGTTCGTCAAGCACAATCTTTAGCCGCTTTGGTGGATCGGCGGTTTCATGAACCACTGAGTTTGGTGGGTCTGGCAGATGAGTTGGGTATAAGTGCATCCCGCCTCAGTCGTGCATTTCTGGAGACGACAGGGTACCGCTTCTCTGATTATGTATCTCTGCTACGTGTCCAAGCCGCTAAACGAGAATTGACGGGGACAGATAAAGCAGTAACCAATATCGCATTTGAATGTGGCTTTCAAAGCTTGCCAACCTTTTATCGGGTTTTCAAAGACATTACTGGCGTATCCCCTGTGACTTATCGTCAATCTATGGGATTCTGCAATGAGTAAAATATTCATTGTATCAGCTCATTTCTTCCTTATAATCACAAAACGCCCCAGCCATAGATAGCTCTTATCTAAGGCTGGAGCGTTTGTTCTTACACATACTTCGATTACTTTGATAATCCAGCTTACTGATTCGCAGCAATTTCTTCTGCGCCTTGCCCTACCTCCGCCACTTCATAAATCGGTAGTCTAGCAGATCTACCAGTAGGAATAGAACGAAGCCGACCAGACTAAACAGCAGAATCCCGGCGTACATTTGCGGATAATCCAGTCTGAGCCACGCATCCATAATGAAGAAGCCCATACCATGCTCGGTGCCATAGATTTCGG
The window above is part of the Paenibacillus lutimineralis genome. Proteins encoded here:
- a CDS encoding ADP-ribosylglycohydrolase family protein, which translates into the protein MTKWIGLRDLIRQEIQQRGEEGCHVTGFMERLEAADMDEAQIMGIYHELMALEISPDFKYIEPSDLEAIRAERPEGPRMISSDWDDEVWQNKFYGAWIGRAAGCALGKPLEAPSFMQGSAGRPGWQNIKLWFEGAEQWPIRHYTPSKSTAEAQYDIEISPWSLASCRDHIRYMETDDDIRYTVLGLLMLEERGLEFNSWDVGKMWHRRLSFGQVFTAETQAYMNFAQVTSHIGGNQPDDWEKHIHWVRSYLNPFREWIGAQIRVDGYAYGAAGQPQLAAELAWRDASFSHVKNGIYGAMFCSAMIAAAFVESDVKRIVEIGLSEIPQRSRLAEDIKLAVQIAEETPDQLELVEKIWDAFKHYNCVHTNNNAALCAAALVHSGGDFEKGITTAVLGGWDTDCNGATVGSILGASLGASALPETWIKPLNDTLYADISGFHPISISECAQRSYHVFRRIQQ
- a CDS encoding helix-turn-helix transcriptional regulator; amino-acid sequence: MKLHITYDHPIPINAFEWTPATNRQSPHMHSSLEVGLCLSGKGCFFFGSKRYTASPGDLFIVNNEEHHIAQSDPDDPSRYLFINFDPALLLAEEPGLLLPFSYRSTHFCNHIAGSSPLARELTPWIHIVAQELREKSPGYLAMAKSALIQLCGRLLRHYNELLSDDERQVMVQTVRQAQSLAALVDRRFHEPLSLVGLADELGISASRLSRAFLETTGYRFSDYVSLLRVQAAKRELTGTDKAVTNIAFECGFQSLPTFYRVFKDITGVSPVTYRQSMGFCNE